The window AATTTGTAACATCTCTTATTTCCATATTTCTGGTATATATGCGCCTGCTGGATACTAACGTCACAGCCGCTACGCAAAGACAGCAAATTAAAACCGTTGCAATAAAGTAAATATTTTTGCTTAGAATAATCATTATCATAGGAAGTGTGAAGGCACACAATAACCGCATTGTATTTGGAATAAAGTCATAGTATAAAAAGTAGACGGACAATACATTCTGATATGTCTTGGCCAAAAAATCTCCTCTTGGCGTTTTTTCAAAATAGTCATAGCCCAAATCTCTTGCCTTGTCTATAACTGCATATTGTATTACCTTTGTTCCCTTCTCGCAAAAAACCATACCGCATAATCCGTGTAAAAGACGGACAATAATAATCACAGCCACAATCAAAACAGTGTATGCCACAAGTCTTGTAACAATGGAAAAATCCTTACTTATGGCAACAACGTCAATAAATTTTTGAATCTGCTTTGGCAACAGTATAAAACAGGTTTCCTGAATTGCTACAAGTACAAAATACGAAATTACATAGAAAGTGTACTTTTTTAAAAACGTAAAGCACCATAAGTACAACTTAAAATGATTGACCTTTTCTTCTTTCATAAATTTCTCCTAAATTTTACGTTATTTCCATTATTATCAAAATTATACCAATAAACCCAGTCAAGTTCAATTAATATTACAGTAATTGCCCATTTAGTCCAAGTTTTTCAACAATACATTTCATTTCACAGTTCAGCTCCTTTGAAATCATATCTTTAAAATAACTTGTGGCATGTTCAAATTCTTCTTTAGTTAAGCTTCCGTTTTCATAATCCAATTTAAACTCATTTAATTCATGGAACTTAAATCCCAGTTTTTCTTTAAATATTCCAAAAAGACTTGTCAGTTTGCAGCCTGAAGTGGTATATTCTGCATTTGATACACCGGGTGTGGGGTTTTCCCATTGATACTCTTCCTGAAGCTCCTTTTTTATTTGAGAAATGTTGTAACCAAAATACAAGAAGGGATGGATTACAGAGACACTTTCGGGGCAAATGAACATCTTGTCAACAATATCTTTTACAACACAATCTGTTTTGTACCGTTGTGTGGTTTTTATAGTTTCATAGGCATTGTCAAATCTTGCTTTCAGCATCTCCTCTGCTATATTTATCATGCGTTCGGACATTTGTGCCTTTGTACCAAAGATTTGTGCTGCGGTTGTACCGCTTGCCACAAAAGGAATACCCATATTGTCTGCAAAATGCATTCCTAACGAGGTAAAATAACGGTTGCATAAATAACACAAAGGATTATCATCTAAATCTATTATAGCGGGATCTATTAACAAAAAATTATAGAATTTTAGTATATCCCTTACCTTTGGCTTGTAGATAAAAAGGTCAAGATTCAGTTGATCCGCAACTTTTTTTGCCTGAGCATCATCCTCAAAACTGTTATCTACAGTAAACAGACAAACTCTTTGACCTTTTACCTGTTTAATGAGATGGGCCAAATATGTACTATCCTTTCCTCCGCTGAACAGTACGAGACAATCATATTTTGATGTCCCGTTTTTTTCTGATAATTTATTATAAAAAACATTTTCAAGTGACATAGCCACCCCTCCTTATATAATTAGTTTTTTATCATGCTTTCCACGTAGTCAATCAGCTCCTTGATTATAGAAAATCTACCGTTATTCAACTCCTCTTCCCCAAATTCAAAGTTAAACTCCCCTTCTATTAATACAACTATTTTGATATAAGTAATTGAATTGATGCCAACCTCCGTTAGCTGACTGTTTGTATCAATTTGTTCTATGTCAGCAATTCCATCCACAGTGATTCTTATCATTTCTTTTATTTTTAACTCTATATCTTCATATTTTGGAGCTTGGGTATTTGGTTGGATTTTTTGATTTGGTTGCTTTGAAATCAGCTCAGGAGGAGGCAAAGCCTTTCTGTCTATTTTCCCGTTGAGAGTTTGAGGTATGTTGTCTATCCTAATAAAATAGGCCGGCAGCATATAATCGGGCAAAGACCTTACCATCTGTTCACGTAAATCAGATACCGAAATTTCCTCGTCAGAAACATAATACGCACACAAATACTTAACACTTTCTTTTCCATCTATTACTGCAACAACCGCCTGCTTAACAGGGGCAAATTTTAAAATACAGCTCTCTATTTCCTCAAGCTCAATTCTGTAGCCTCTGATTTTTACCTGATTATCAATTCTCCCCAGACACTCAATATTGCCGTTCTCCAGCCATCTGGCAAGGTCGCCTGTTTTGTATATTTTTTCATTAAAAGCTGTCGAGTCCTTTATGAATTTCTGAGCTGTTAATTCAGCTCTGTTAAGATATCCTCTTGAAAGCCCGTCTCCTCCGATACAAAGTTCTCCCTCAGCACCGTCTGTAACAGGTTTATTGTCTTCGTTAACTATGTATATTTGCGTATTTCGTATTGGCAGCCCTATGTCAATACTGTCTCTCTCGGTTAAATCAGCTACTGTTGACCAGACTGTAGTTTCCGTAGGGCCGTACATATTATATATTCTGGCACTTGTATAGCTTTTTACTTTCTCCAACAGCACTTCCGAAAGTGGCTCTCCTCCAATCATAATAATCTTAAGATTCTGCAGGCACTCCAGATTTTTATTATGGTTAATCAGCATTTGCAGTCTGGAGGGAGTAATTTGCAGAATATCTACACTGCATTTCATAATGAGGTTACACAGGGACTTGGGATTTTTCTGGTCGTTCTCATCGGCAATGGCTATTCTGCGTCCAAGTGCCAAAGGAATTAATGTCTCCAATATAAATATGTCAAAAGAAATAGTAGTTAGTGCCAATATCACGCTATGTTCACTCAAGGGAATTATGTCCGATATACCATATAACAAATTAACTACAGACTTATGCTCAATCATTACACCTTTAGGCTTACCCGTGGAGCCGGAGGTATAAATCACATAAGCAAGATCAGAAGCCTTTGCAACTTTATTCAAATTTGAATTATCATGGTCGTATATATCCGGTTCATTAACGCAAATTACTTTATCCTTAAATGGAAGAAATCTATGTTCCATTTCAGCATCAGATATTATAATTTTTGCATTACTGTCTTCAACCATATAAACTATCCGTTCTTCCGGGAAATCAGGGTCAACAGGCAGAAACGCTGCTCCTGACTTTAATACCCCTAAAAGTGCCACAAACATCTGCAGTGACCTTTTAACCATAATACACACTATATCGTTTGGCTGAACTCCCATTTTTCTGATTTTCCAAGCCAGTTGATTCGACCTACTATTCAGTTCCCGATAGGTGAGATAACTGCCTTTGAATTCCACGGCTATGGCATTTGGAGTCTTTTCTGCCTGTTCTTCTATTAATTCATAAATTAACCTGTATTCGCTATTTTTAATTTTATGCCACGGCTGTATCTGTTGAAGCAGCTTTTTGAATCCGGTAACCAGTGAATGTGAATTATTCCTTCCCATAATTGGCATACTCCCTTTCAAAGTTTTATAAAGCTTCCTTCAGGGAAACAATACTTTCTATAAAATTTTCAAATTCTTGTATAAGCTGAGATACTCTGTTAATCGTCTTTTCATACATTTGTGCTGAATTTGTATAGGAGGTTTTTAGTATTAACGGAGATAAAACAAGGAGATGATTTTTAATGTTTTCGAGACAATTAATAGTGTCCTTCAGAACAGGTAATTTCAATTCATCATAGCTTAACTGAAAATAAAGCTGTGAAAAATCCAAGCCATTTTTTATGATGTAAAATTTATTGAACAAGCCTTTCAGAAATGCATTTTTTTTATTATTATCAAGCCCTGAATTTTCTTTAATTATATTCAGTACATGTTTCAGTCCCGAAACTCCTCTTTTAGGAGCATTGTTTTTTTGCAATGTCAATTCAATTGTTTCGTAAAGTAAAGAATCAATATCTGCATTCCAATCTCCACTTTGTATTTCAATAAATTTACAGTTTGTCGGATAACCTGCAAATAAGCCTTCCCCCGAGGGATTGTTTGACTTTCTGGCAAGAGTAAATTCGTCGTAAGTTATTTGTCCTTTAAAAAACCAAGGAGAAAACCAATCAACAATATCTATCCTGTCTGAATTTTCATCATAGCCACAGAATATATTTGCATGTAAATTATGTGACTTCTGATAATTAATAGAGTAATTCAGATAAAAGGTGTCAACAGCAGTAATAATTGGTGTTCCAGAGTGAACTCTCCTTTTATTGTCTTCGTACAGACTCTCAAAATCTTTAAAATCATTTATGTTGTAACAGTTAACCTTATGACAATGGCT of the Ruminiclostridium papyrosolvens DSM 2782 genome contains:
- a CDS encoding asparagine synthase-related protein, producing the protein MSLENVFYNKLSEKNGTSKYDCLVLFSGGKDSTYLAHLIKQVKGQRVCLFTVDNSFEDDAQAKKVADQLNLDLFIYKPKVRDILKFYNFLLIDPAIIDLDDNPLCYLCNRYFTSLGMHFADNMGIPFVASGTTAAQIFGTKAQMSERMINIAEEMLKARFDNAYETIKTTQRYKTDCVVKDIVDKMFICPESVSVIHPFLYFGYNISQIKKELQEEYQWENPTPGVSNAEYTTSGCKLTSLFGIFKEKLGFKFHELNEFKLDYENGSLTKEEFEHATSYFKDMISKELNCEMKCIVEKLGLNGQLL
- a CDS encoding non-ribosomal peptide synthetase, whose product is MGRNNSHSLVTGFKKLLQQIQPWHKIKNSEYRLIYELIEEQAEKTPNAIAVEFKGSYLTYRELNSRSNQLAWKIRKMGVQPNDIVCIMVKRSLQMFVALLGVLKSGAAFLPVDPDFPEERIVYMVEDSNAKIIISDAEMEHRFLPFKDKVICVNEPDIYDHDNSNLNKVAKASDLAYVIYTSGSTGKPKGVMIEHKSVVNLLYGISDIIPLSEHSVILALTTISFDIFILETLIPLALGRRIAIADENDQKNPKSLCNLIMKCSVDILQITPSRLQMLINHNKNLECLQNLKIIMIGGEPLSEVLLEKVKSYTSARIYNMYGPTETTVWSTVADLTERDSIDIGLPIRNTQIYIVNEDNKPVTDGAEGELCIGGDGLSRGYLNRAELTAQKFIKDSTAFNEKIYKTGDLARWLENGNIECLGRIDNQVKIRGYRIELEEIESCILKFAPVKQAVVAVIDGKESVKYLCAYYVSDEEISVSDLREQMVRSLPDYMLPAYFIRIDNIPQTLNGKIDRKALPPPELISKQPNQKIQPNTQAPKYEDIELKIKEMIRITVDGIADIEQIDTNSQLTEVGINSITYIKIVVLIEGEFNFEFGEEELNNGRFSIIKELIDYVESMIKN
- a CDS encoding BtrH N-terminal domain-containing protein codes for the protein MLINDFYNFEHSYNRAFDVLCFHNAVRQVLEYYGVDKAIFFINSALNIVINDADSDFPDFKLGLSDNATVLPSHCHKVNCYNINDFKDFESLYEDNKRRVHSGTPIITAVDTFYLNYSINYQKSHNLHANIFCGYDENSDRIDIVDWFSPWFFKGQITYDEFTLARKSNNPSGEGLFAGYPTNCKFIEIQSGDWNADIDSLLYETIELTLQKNNAPKRGVSGLKHVLNIIKENSGLDNNKKNAFLKGLFNKFYIIKNGLDFSQLYFQLSYDELKLPVLKDTINCLENIKNHLLVLSPLILKTSYTNSAQMYEKTINRVSQLIQEFENFIESIVSLKEAL